The segment TCGATACCCAAACCATTCCGACCCATGGCGCTGACGATACCAGAGGTCACCGTCGATCCCAGACCAAATGGATTGCCGATGGCCACCACAAAATCCCCGACCCGCAAATGATCCGAATCGCCAATGTGCAAAGCGGTCAGACGTTCTGCCGGAATCTGTACCACGGCAATGTCGGTCGCGGCATCTTCACCCACTTTGCGGGCCTGGAGATTGCGGCCATCCGCCAGGGTGATGGTAATCTCCTGGGCATTTTTGATCACATGATTGTTGGTCAGGACATACCCTTTGGCGGCATCCATCAACACCCCGGACCCCAGGCTGCGCTGGATTTGTTCGCGGGGCTGTGCCCGACTGTTCGGCATATCGAAAAAATATCGAAACAAGGGATCACTCAATAACGGATGGTCGGCGGTCTGGATGCGGGAACTCGTGTGAATATTGACCACAGCCGGCATCACTTTTTCCAGCATGGGGGCCAGGCTTGGCATGGGTGTACCCGCCACCTCAGTTGGCCAAAATCCGGCCTGGGAACCTGCCGGATACGCCAACAAGATCGATACGGACAATGCCATGCCCAACGACCGACGCCACAGGGAGCGCTTGTTGCCAAATCCGTCCATTGCCTCTCTCCTTTTTCGCTCAATCCACCCGCACGGGGGCCACCTCTCCAGTTTCGCGAAAATGGCGATAATCCGCCAGGATCAAAGCGTGGTCAAAGGCCAACTCGGTGGGAAGTTCCGCCAGGGTGAAAATTCCCAAAGACTTGGCATCATCCGCAGCCACGGGCATGCCTTCTCCCTCGGCCACATAGACCGGGGTGCAGGTATGCAGACGGGGATCCCGAGCCGGGTCCGAGTAGACACCCAGCAAGGTTCGCAACCGCACCTGCATGGAAATTTCTTCCTGGATTTCCCGCAAGGCGGCACGTTCCACCCGTTCCCCCCGATCCACAAAGCCGCCCGGCAAGGCCCAGCCAAGGGGAGGATTGCGCCTTTGGATCAAAACAATGGGTCGCTCGGGGCGATCCACGAGTTCGACGATGACATCCACGGTCAAATAGGGGGTCTCTGGGGAAAACATTTTAATTTCCTTTGGCTATGGGGTTGACTCGACGTGCCCCTCACGATGGGTGGCCCGTTCGAGAGCAGTCGTTAAATCCGTGTAGAAGGCAACAAAACTTTCCATCTTTATCCGATCAATTTGCAGATGACCCTGTCGGATCCAATCCGTCATTTTATTGCAGTCCCACGTTTCTCCCATGGCTTCTTCCAACTTTTTTTTCAGCGAGTTGGGTGAGGCATCATTGCCGGAAGACTCTTCCAGTTTCTGGCAACCCTGGTACGGATTCACTTTCCAGGCACACAGCAGCCAGGCCTCGGATTTTGGATTGGGCACCATGGGTACGCCCAGGCGATACCCCGCCATCTCAAACCCCCGGCGTATGGAATCCACTTTCAGTTTCCAAAAATTGACTGGTGAACTGCTGGTGCCATCGCTGTCGTTGAATAAAACAGCCATAACCCGAGCTGAATCTTCTCTACTGCCCCAGGCTTGCGCCTCCTGTCCCAGGGCTTGCGCCTGTCGTTCAAAATGCTTTACATCCCTCTTCCCGGGAGACAACACAGCATTTTGTCTTCTGATTTTAATCTTTTTCGCCAACTCGACCAACCTGCTTCGATGCAGCAGGCGCACAGATTCGGAGTCCAGGGGAGAGTCATTCAATTTTTGTTTGACCACACAATCCACCAGGGCAGCCATGGGTCCGGGATGAAAATCCTGCCCCATGGCATCAAACAGGTGCGGCGCACAGGCACCCATATCCGCCGGGCCTTCACCGCTCAATAAATACAATAATTTCATCTGTCACGGGTCTCTTCGCTTATCACTTCATCATCCCGGTCTTTTTCCAGGGCACTACGCACAACCTCATCCAGAGGCGTGTCCGCATAGACCTCACCGGGTCCCAAAGATGCGAGTTTTTCTGCCGGTGCCGGAAGATCAAAATAACGTCTGGCTCGCGTTATCCCTTGCGGAGTACGATACAATAAAATCACTCCTTCCCGGGCTACGTCATCTGGCAAAAAATTTAAAATCTGGGGACTATGCGTCGTTACAATGATCTGTTGTGGAGCATCCAACAGGTGTCGGACCAGTTTACCCACCAATTCCTGGTTCATGCCATTTTCGATTTCGTCGAAAAGCAATAAAGGATGCTGGGTCATGGTCTGGGCAAGGATGGCCAGTTGCCGCAAAAGACCATCATTAATATGGCGAGCCTCTGTTGTCATAAAGATATCATTATCTTTATAATGTTCAAAAAAGAGCATTTTCTTCCATCCCCCACGCAATGAAAGAACATCCAACGATTCAAAATCCGGGGCAAAATTTTTCAGATATTTTTCAAGAATATTTTTCTTGTCAATTGACAATTCCGAAAGAAACGCAGATAATTTTTCTCCGCCAATACCAATACCTTCTGCGGTTCTGGCTCGCTGACGCATCAGGTTGGGTGCCAATAGTTCCAGAGATTTTATTTCCTGAAAATATTTCTTTAATAAAATGATGGCTTGTTTATGTTGTCCAAGATTGGCCTCTTTCAATTGAGAAAGGATGGACCCTTGATATTCAAAAGAAATTGGATTTTCCGCACCCTGAGCCACCCAATATTTTCCATTCATAACGTGCAGGACATCTAGACGGTATGTTTTATCCTCAACGACCAAGGCATTTACATCAGCACACCCAAAGTATATTTTTTCCGAGGTGCATCGCAGTTGTACAATGTTGAATTTTCCCTCCCAACAGATTACATCATTATCAATAAGATCCAATACGACATGAAAACTAATAATTCGTTTCCGTTTTTCAAACGAGCAAAGCAGATCACTGGCAGACCACTCTCTTTGTACCAGCCATTCCTTTATATTACCACTCATTACCTGGGACAAAAAATCAATTGCCTGTAACAAAGTAGTTTTGCCCGCTCCGTTCAGTCCCACAAGACAGGTGAATTTGGCCAGAGGTATAGGAAAGCCTATCAGTGATTTGAAATTATCAATTTGTATCTCTTGGATCACGATCTGCTTTCCCAGGATCAATCAAAATCAATCTGCGAGAGACATCCGAAAGGCCACCACTTTTTAATTGAAACTGCAACAGAGAAAATATTTTTATATCACTGCATTATTTTTGCAACTGAAAAAGAAAAAAACCCTGGGGGAGTGAACTCCCCCAGACCCCCTCCTTTTTTTATTCGTTTTTTCAATAAGATGCCACTTTTGCCTGAATCCCGGTTTCATTGGCAACACGAACCTGCGCCTGTTCGGCCTCGGCCAGGTTTTGATAGGGACCGGAGCGCACTCTCTGGAAATTCTTGCCGTTCACATCGGCACTTTCCTGGAAGGCGGGCAGACCACTTTTGGTCACCTTTTGATGGAGTTCATTGGCGTTGGCCTTGTCGGTGAAGGCTCCCAGTTCCAGGTAGAAATTTCCCCGGACGGCACTGCTGCCACCCGCAGCCATGGCGGTTTGTTGCGGAACGGGTGCGGTATTCTGTTGGGTTTGCGGTGTCCCGCCGGAGGCCGGATGCGGCGGCAGTTCAACAGGGGATTGCACACCACCCGGGGCACGGGATTCAGGCACCGCCGGCAACAAATCCCCGCCTCCAACCACCCCACCCGCATGACCCATGCCACCACCACCTTGTTTACTGAAATCCAGGTAGGGACCCGGGCGGGAGGCATTCATGGCCGCCTCGGGCGACCGGAGAATCTGCGGACGTTGCCCGGGCGTGATCCGCCCCACTTCCGGTGCCTTTTCCGTCCCCTCTTCGGGGGGGGGTGCCAGGGCCGGCGTGATTTTTTGCACAATGGGCGTCGAAACAACCCCTCCCCCGCCGGCAAAATTCACCCCGCCCGCACCAGCCCTGCCCCGCCGTCCGGAGACCACAATCGGGCGCAGAAAAATGACAAGTTCGGTCTTGGTGATTTGATCATCGGTGTATTTGAACATGTTGCCCAACACCGGCAAATCCTGCAAGCCCGGCACACCCGAGGTGGTTTTGTCCATCTTGTCCTGCATCAACCCCCCCATCACGGCCACCTGACCACTGTGAACCCGCAACATGGACTCCATCTCCCGGACGCGAATCTCGGGAATGAGATTGGGGGATTCCACGCCGGTCAACGTGTTGCCCCGCACGAGACCCGGGTTGGGATCGTTGACCCAGCGGCTGATGCTGGAAATGGTGGGCCGGACATTCATGCTGACCACATCATTGGCATCGATCTGCGGCGTCACACTCATGACCAGACCCACCGGAACCGTGTGAATCTGGGTGTTGTACATCGGTGAATTGTGTTGGGTCGTCCCGGTCAGGGAGACAGTCGTGTTGCCACCCTGCGATGGCTGGGCACTCAGGGAAAAATATATTTTGTTTTCCACCACCTTGAGGATGGCGGTTTGATTGTTCAGGGCCATGATCTTGGGGCTGGACAGCACCTTGACATTGCCAAACTGCCCAAGGGCACGCACCGTGGCCGCCACGGTACTGTTTCCGCCACTGCCGCTGCTCTTGATGGGCAAGGAAAAAAACGGCATGCCGGCCCCGTTTCCGGAGTTATCCTTCCATTGCGAGCCATAATTGACCGCATCGGTGACCAGGCGACCCGCCGCATTCAGGATACCCGCCGGGGTATTGGTCAGGTTGACCCAGTCCACCCCTCCCTGATACCGATCATTCAATTCCACTTCAACCACGGTCGATTCGATCAAAACCTGCCGATGCACATTTTCCAACACCCGGTCCAGGAGTTCCCTGATCTGGGCATGCTGTGACGTGGTGGCAAAGATGGTCAAAACCCCCGCTTCCTGATTGATGGAGACGATGCCCGGCTTCTGGTTGCCATCCTGACCATCGGCACGGTTTTCTTCCTGGGCAAGGCGTTTCTGATTCTGGCTCAAGACCGATTGAATGCTGCGGGTCAAGGAGTCCCAGAACTGGTTTTTGGACCGGTTGACCATCCGGGTTTCCGACTGGTTGGAATCCACTCCCATGGCTTCTTTACGATTCCGCCTGCCACCATCGAGCTGCGACGAAATATTGATGGAACTCTCCGTCCCGCGATCCAGGTTGACATAATCGACCTGATACATGCGCATGAAAGGCCGATCCGGGGAGATGATGATCACATTGTCGCGAATCTGGTAACGCACATTGGCCTGTTTGGCCACCCGGCTCATGATCTGCGGCAAGGTCTGGTTGACGGCACTCAGGGTGATGCGGGCATTGATGCCGGGATAGATATCCACATTCATTTTGGCATCGCGGGCCAATCCGACCACAAAATCCCGCACCGGCATCTGGCTCACCGAAATGGTATACAGTTCGCCCCCGCGTTTGTCGTCCATCTCGTCCATGTCCGAACGGACTTCATCGTCACCAGCCGCAGAGGGACCCGTGCGCTCTTCGAAGGTGGATTCCGGCGGATGGGTCGGCTGGAGGTAATGTTCCTTGCTCGGCATCAGCGCAGATTTGTGGCCACAACCGGCCAACAAAGTACACGCCGCCAGAATCCCCAGCCAAACGGGGCCGGTTCTGCCCGCCAGCTTCTGCTCTTGAGCCGACCTTGTCTCTTGCCGCTTCATCCACGTCATCGCACCAGCCACCTTGCCGTCAAGAGATTGACCACTCCTGACCACAACCCGTTGCTTGCCAGCAGAACAGATTGATTTCAGGATTGAAAATCTAAAACCCGGATTTGACCCGCAGGTCATGTCCCGGCATGACCCTGAAGACAGCAATAGATGGACCAATGGTGAAAAAACAATCCGTTACGTTGTTGACAGGCCACCTTTGCGAACCTGGTGTTCTGCCATATATTCCAACCTGCCACCATGGGTGGTTATTCATTGCTTTATTCTGTCGATTTCTTTCACCTGATGGGTTAACATTTCATGGAAGTCGTCTTTCGCAACCGAAAGTTGGAAAAAGAATGTAACAGCATAAAGCTTCTGCAAAGGGCCTACGGGGTCAAGCAGGCCAGGTTGATTGCCAACCGTCTCACGGCACTTCGATCAGCGACCAATCTCGGAGATTTCTGGCCACCTTACAAACGCTTGGGACGTTGTCACGAATTGACGGAAAACCGTTCCGGACAGTTGTCCATGGACCTGGACCATCCATACCGCCTGATCTTCAAACCCAACAATGATCCCATTCCACAACGACCCGAAGGTGGAATCGACTGGCATCAGGTCACAGCCGTCAAGATCATTGGCGTGGAGGATACCCATGAGTAGGACGATTGCGAATCAATATGTCCCTGATTATGCCGTTCACCCCGGAGAAATCCTGGAAGAATACCTTTCCACGCTGGGAATGACCCAGACTGAGCTGTCTGCACGTACTGGTATTGTTCTCAAGCACATCAACGAGATCATCAAGGGCAAGGCTCCGGTCACACCCGAAACCGCTCTCAAACTGGAGCGTACCATCGGACACCCCGCCCATTTTTGGAACAACCTGCAAAAATTGTACGAAGAAACCCAGACCCGCCTGGACGACCGGGAGAGATTGGAAAACAATTTCGAGTGGTTGGGCATTGACTCAACTCAGCCTGCGTTACAAAAGCGCTGACCAGCTCTGGTTCACGTTCATCCATGAAGCGGGCCATCGCCTGCTGCCTTTCAATTTCATCTCTCGTGCCTTACTATCACCTGATATGAAACGTTTGCCGCAGGAGTCTGCCCCATGACTGACACCCCCGCCGCCACCACCCATTTCGGGTATCAGGAGATTCCTGTTGCCGACAAGGTTCACCACGTCGGGCAGGTTTTCGACGCCGTTGCCGACAAGTACGACCTGATGAACGACCTGATGTCCCTGGGAATTCATCGCCTTTGGAAACGCCATGCCATTCGGCGGTTGCGTCTATCGCCTGGCAATCGTGCCCTGGATCTGGCCGGAGGTACCGGGGATCTCGCCCGGCTGATGATGGAAAAAATGCACCATCATGGTCGTGTCACCCTGTGTGATATCAACGCCGCCATGCTTGCCGCCGGACGCCAGCGATTGACCGATGCCGGCCTGGTGGCCGGCATTGACTGGGTTCAGGGCAATGCAGAAAAATTGCCATTCAAAGACAACAGCTTTCACGCGGTCACCATCGGTTTCGGCATCCGCAATGTCACCCATATCGAGGCTGCCCTGGCCGAGATGGTGCGGGTATTGCGGCCCGGAGGTCAGTTGCTCTGTCTGGAATTTTCCCGCCTGGCCATCCCGCTCCTGCAACCCCTGTACGATGCCTATTCGTTCAAAATCCTGCCGGAACTGGGTGAACGGGTGGCCAACAATCGTGAAGCCTATCAATACCTGGCCGAATCCATTCGCCGCTTTCCCGACCAGAAAACCTTTAAATCCATGCTGGAAAAACAAGGTCTTTTCCGGGTCGATTATCTCAACCTCTCTGCCGGTATCGCCGCAATCCATTTCGGTTTCAAGGTGTGACCCATGTTTTCCCTGCTCCAAAAACCCCTGCAATGGCTCCCCACATCCGCTTCAGCCATCGGGCTTGGCATCACCATCAATCTGTTTTTTCTGCGCTATCCCGATCTCCAGGAACGGCTGCGCCTCCTGAGTGGCAAGATTTTTCGTTTTGATGTCGAGGATCTGCAACAGGAATATTTCATGGAAGTGGCCGAAGATGGCCGGGTGCGCATTCACACCTACTCGGATCCGGATCCCCACGTCACCATGGCCGGAACCAGCAAGGCTTTTCTCTCCCTGCTGTTCAATACCGCCGACCCGGACTCGCTCTTCTTTTCCCGTGAATTGAAAATGTCTGGAGAAACCGATACCGGTCTCCATTTCAAAAACATTCTGAACAATGTCGAGATCGATTGGGAAAAAGAGCTGGCAGCCTTTGTCAGCACCCCCGTGGCCATGGTCCTGAGCCGTCTGGCGCGCCAGGCCTACCAGAACGGCAACCAGGCTCGCGAAAGTATGGGGAAAGTCATGGAGCGCTGGATGGAACTTCATCAGGTGCCCCGCCAGAGGGACATGACCGCCTTTCGCACCGAAGTGGAAACCATGGAAAAACAGGTGGAACGTTTGGATAAACGCCTGGTTCGTCTCGGCCATCGGGTCGCGCTGCATACCGATGCCACAACCTCCGCCGGGAACTGAAAATCCTCTCCATGTTTGATACTCCCCGCACCCTGTTCCGACTGGCAGCCATTGTCCGCATCCTGGCTATTCATGACATTGAACCGATTTCCGAACGTTTCCTGCCCTACCGTCTCCTGACCTGGTTGGCCGGTCTCAATCCTGCCACCCATCGCTTCCGGAAAGACCATTCCGGCAGCGTCCGGATTCGCCTCGCCATGGAACGTCTGGGACCCACCTTCATCAAGTTCGGACAGGCCATCTCCACCCGCATGGACGCCATCCCCGAAGAGATGGGCCAGGAGATGAAAAAACTCCAGGACGACATTCCGCCTTTCCCGTTCGCCCAGGTGCGACAAATCGTGGAACGTTGTCTGGAAGGACCCCTGGAACAATTTTTTTCCCGTTTTGATGAAAAGCCTGTGGCGTCCGGTTCCATAGCCCAGGTCCATCATGCCTTTACCCGCCAGGGGCGCGAGGTGGCCGTCAAGGTCAAACGACCCGGCATCGATGCCGTGGTGAAGGCCGATATTCAAACCCTCTATTACCTGGCTGACCTGATCGAAGAGTACATTCCGGACTGGCGACGCTTCCATGTCCATCGGGTGGTGAACGAGTTTGCCGCCACGATCCGCAACGAAATGAACTTCCATCTGGAAGCTTCCCGGGCGCAGGAGTTTCGCATCAACTTTCTCAAGGATCCGGAACTCCATATTCCCGAGGTCTACTGGGCCTTCACCTCCCAGGATATTCTGACCCTGGAGTGGGTCTCCGGCATCCCCATCGATGAACTGTCCCACTTTCCCGGTGATCCCCTGGATGTGATCCATATTTCCAACAGTATCGTCAATGTCTTTTTCAAGCAGGTGTTTCGCGACGGATATTTTCATGCCGACCAGCATCCGGGCAATCTGTTGGTGCGCATGGATGGCACCTTGGTTGCCATCGATTTTGGCATCATCGGGCGCGTGGACATGCAGACCCGCATCTGGCTGGCGGACATGCTGCATGGTTTTCTGGAACGGGACTACAAAAAAGTGGCCCGTGTCCACCTGGATGCGGGATATATTCCGTACAATACCAATCTGGCCGACTTCGAAGAGGCCTGCCGCCAGATCGGGGAACCCATTTTTGGTCAACCTCTCAAGGATATTTCCCTGGCCCGCCTGCTGGCGCAACTGTTCAAAACCACCGAACGGTTTGCCATGGAGGTCCAACCCCAGCTATTGTTGCTGCAAAAGACCATGCTGACCCTGGAAGGGGTGGGCCGTGAAATCAATCCGAACCTCAATGTCTGGTTGCTGGCCGAGCCTCTGATCCGTGCCTGGATGAAGGAACACCTGGGTCCCAAGGGTAAGTTGCGAACCCTTGCCAAGGACGCCGGTGAAGTGGCCACCACACTGGGTTTGTTGCCCCAGGTGGCCCATACCGCCATCGAACGCCTGGCCCGCGATCAGTTTCGCCCTCGCCTCCATCCGGACACTCTGCACCTCCTGGAAGAGCGCATCAAGACAGGTTTCCGTGCCCAGGCCCATGCCCTGACGGGCGGGGCGTTCCTGATCGCCGCCGCCATCCTCGCCGCTGCCGATAAATCCATGTGGCTGATCATGCCATTGCTGTTCATGGCATTTTTCAATTTTCTGCGCACCCCGCGCAAGTCACGGTTGTAGCCGTGCAAAAACATGTCCATTCCAAAAGAAAGCGATTTTTGAAAAATCTGGCGAATTTCACGGTCTGGAAATGACCTGGAAAGAAAATGACAGACCATTCACACCAAGAACATGTCCCGAAATATGAGAAAATTGGAGGCATTATGAATCAAAACAAGGAGTTTGAGTTCTATGAATCCATATCCGTGAAAATGAATGAAGACATTCATTATTATAATCAAAGAAGAAAAAAATGGGGAAGATGGGCAAAATTCATGCGTTTTTTCTACTTCCTGTTTTTTTATGTCGGGGTTGCCTTGCCGGTATTCGATAAATTATTTTCTCAATACAGTCAAAACGAAATCTGGAAGCACACTTTCGAAATTTCGTTTGCCTTGATTTTCTTTTCCAGTGGTATTGCACAAGCCATGGAATATTTTGGCTGGCTCAAAGGTTGGCGACGGGTCAGTGTTACTGCACAAAAATTGGAGAATATCCGTAGCGCCATGGAATTGGAATATCAGGGAAACAAAATTGCAAATCTTCCATCAGACAAACTGGCCGCCATTTGTCAAGAACATTGGGGAAGATTCAAGGATGTGGTCATCCATGAAACCGACACCTGGGGGCATGACTTCAAAAAAGATCTCGATTCTTTCATGACTCCTGATAAAACTGTCCCATCAAAAAAAAATGGGGCTTGATCATCGAGGGAATTCACGGCCCCCCGGGTTGCCAGTTTCTGACCAGTTCCTGGGCCTGGGCAATCTGGTTTGGCGTCATCTTGCGGGCCACGGCAGCACAATATGAACACGGTGGATCGACTCTGTCTGTTGCAGGTGCCGTTTTCCTGTCCGGACTTTTGTTTCCTCTGGCCCTCTCCGCCAGGGCCTGCCACATGTATGATTTAATATAATCTTTTTGAAAACCCTGGCCTTTTTCATACATCCAGCCCAGATTTCTCCGGGCCAGGGCATTTCCCTGATTGGCCGCCAGGAGAAACCATTTGGCAGCCTCCTGATAATTTTTTTTGACCCCCCTGCCATTATCGAACAAGGTCCCCACCCCATTCTGTGCCCTGGCATCGCCCTGTTCAGCCGCCAAACGCAACCAGCGCATGGCCTCCTTGTCATCCTGTCTGCCCCCCCGGCCATCCAGATACAGGTGTCCCAACCTGGATTGGGCCGTCACATGCCCCTGTTCCGCAGCCCGCAAAAGATCCGCAAACTCCCCCGCCAGGACAGGACCTGCCATCGCCACATGAATCGTGATCATGGCCCAGACAATCGGGACCCCTGTCGGTAACGAAATCAATCTGGAGAGCGCCTGGAGGACAATCATGCAAAATCCCTTCTTGAGAACCTTTTCCTTGGCCGGGAATTGTTGGTATGCTGCGAGCCGGTTATTTCGTTATGGATGCAACCTGCACAGGACTATACCATGCTCAAACTGTCTGTCGTCAGCCTGATCGTCACGTTGGCCATGATTTCGGGTTGCTCCAAATCCGAAGAGAAGAAGGACGGGAACAAATCTGAGGCAGCCGCTTCCGGAGTCCCTGCAGGTGCCGGAACCGTCACCCACAAGGACGGCATGACCACGGTCCAGATTGTGCCACCCGGAGCAGGTGGCAAAGCGACGGTCGCACCACCCGTACCCCCTGTTGCCCCCAGCAATAAGCCAGCTCCGGCTCCTGCCGCACCCGCTGCTCCCCCTGCAGCCGGAAAGCCGGTGCCCGGCCAACCATCCCCGGCAGCTTCGGCAGCAGATCCCAAAACCATGCTGCAAGGTCCCCTGACCGTCACCCCATCCGATCCCAACAAAAAAACTGCGGGAACCATGACCATTCCGCAATCCGGCAAGGTGGCCGAGGTCATCCAAACCGAAAGTTATTCCTATGTCCGCATCGAAACAGAAGGGTGGCCCCTCTGGTTGGCGACCAATCGTTTGAATGTCAAGACAGGAGAAATGGTTCACTGGGGACAGTATTCCGTCATGCGGAATTTTTTCAGTAAAAGCTTGAATCAAACCTTCCCCATGCTGCTCATGGTGGGCGAAATCCTGCCAGGTGCTGGCCCGGTCCCATCTGCCACTTCATCGTCCAATCAGGGCAAGGCGCATGCAGTCTTTCAGGCCGGTGGGTATACCTACATCCAGGTTGACAGTGACAAGGGACCCTGGTTGGCCGTACCAAGCACGCAGGTCAATTCAGGACAGATCGTCTCCTGGAGTTCGGGTACGGTCATGCGCAACTTTACCAGCAAAACCCTGGATCGTACCTTTGAAGAGATCCAGTTCCTCGGCAGCATTACGGTAAAATAGAAACAGTCTGCTCCAGGCGTCCCTGTTGCCAAGGTCGTCGCACACGACAGCTTGCCGGCTGGGGCTATGATGCCAACTGGTCCAGGCTCCCGTTGCCAAGGTCATAGTACCAGGCATGCAGCGACAGTGTGCCCTTGTGGACACGCTCACGAATCCATGGAAATGTCATGAGATTTTTTCTGGAATGGATGGCTGCCGCCTTTTCGCATGCATGCATCCTTTCAGACTCCGAGAGGTTTCCACCCAACTGGCGCACCTGCTCGATGGCATCTGCGGCAATGAACATCCACTGATCCAGAAAATCGCTCTTCCAATTGCTGCTTTTCCCGGACATGAGGGTCTTGATACCCCCGCAGTTGGCATGTCCAAGAACGACGACATGTTTCACCTGCAAGCCGGTCACGGCAAATTCCAATGCCGCACTGGTCCCGTGATAACGGCCTTCAGACTCGAAAGGTGGCACCAGATTCGCCACATTACGAATGACAAAAACATCGCCTGGGGCCACATCAAATATGATGGCCGGATCCACACGCGAATCGCAACAGGCAACGATGGCCACCTCGGGTGATTGTCCTCTGGCAAGTTCGAGCAACGCTTCACGATTCTTGGAAAAATATCCGGCAAGAAATCTTTGGTAACCATCTAGCAGTCGAGTCGGCATGATTGCATTTCCCTGGACAAAGGTTCACGGACGACCAGCAACGCTGTGCAACACATCACCAGCGTCGTACTGAAACACATGATCTGGCAGATGCGATATGAAAAGCTTCTGGTCATTCACTCTGCGTCACCATATTGGACTGTTCGCCATATGCACATGACGACGTTGGGACA is part of the Magnetococcales bacterium genome and harbors:
- a CDS encoding HigA family addiction module antidote protein, translated to MSRTIANQYVPDYAVHPGEILEEYLSTLGMTQTELSARTGIVLKHINEIIKGKAPVTPETALKLERTIGHPAHFWNNLQKLYEETQTRLDDRERLENNFEWLGIDSTQPALQKR
- a CDS encoding NUDIX hydrolase: MFSPETPYLTVDVIVELVDRPERPIVLIQRRNPPLGWALPGGFVDRGERVERAALREIQEEISMQVRLRTLLGVYSDPARDPRLHTCTPVYVAEGEGMPVAADDAKSLGIFTLAELPTELAFDHALILADYRHFRETGEVAPVRVD
- a CDS encoding AAA family ATPase, whose product is MIQEIQIDNFKSLIGFPIPLAKFTCLVGLNGAGKTTLLQAIDFLSQVMSGNIKEWLVQREWSASDLLCSFEKRKRIISFHVVLDLIDNDVICWEGKFNIVQLRCTSEKIYFGCADVNALVVEDKTYRLDVLHVMNGKYWVAQGAENPISFEYQGSILSQLKEANLGQHKQAIILLKKYFQEIKSLELLAPNLMRQRARTAEGIGIGGEKLSAFLSELSIDKKNILEKYLKNFAPDFESLDVLSLRGGWKKMLFFEHYKDNDIFMTTEARHINDGLLRQLAILAQTMTQHPLLLFDEIENGMNQELVGKLVRHLLDAPQQIIVTTHSPQILNFLPDDVAREGVILLYRTPQGITRARRYFDLPAPAEKLASLGPGEVYADTPLDEVVRSALEKDRDDEVISEETRDR
- the ubiB gene encoding 2-polyprenylphenol 6-hydroxylase, which codes for MFDTPRTLFRLAAIVRILAIHDIEPISERFLPYRLLTWLAGLNPATHRFRKDHSGSVRIRLAMERLGPTFIKFGQAISTRMDAIPEEMGQEMKKLQDDIPPFPFAQVRQIVERCLEGPLEQFFSRFDEKPVASGSIAQVHHAFTRQGREVAVKVKRPGIDAVVKADIQTLYYLADLIEEYIPDWRRFHVHRVVNEFAATIRNEMNFHLEASRAQEFRINFLKDPELHIPEVYWAFTSQDILTLEWVSGIPIDELSHFPGDPLDVIHISNSIVNVFFKQVFRDGYFHADQHPGNLLVRMDGTLVAIDFGIIGRVDMQTRIWLADMLHGFLERDYKKVARVHLDAGYIPYNTNLADFEEACRQIGEPIFGQPLKDISLARLLAQLFKTTERFAMEVQPQLLLLQKTMLTLEGVGREINPNLNVWLLAEPLIRAWMKEHLGPKGKLRTLAKDAGEVATTLGLLPQVAHTAIERLARDQFRPRLHPDTLHLLEERIKTGFRAQAHALTGGAFLIAAAILAAADKSMWLIMPLLFMAFFNFLRTPRKSRL
- the mshL gene encoding pilus (MSHA type) biogenesis protein MshL, translated to MTWMKRQETRSAQEQKLAGRTGPVWLGILAACTLLAGCGHKSALMPSKEHYLQPTHPPESTFEERTGPSAAGDDEVRSDMDEMDDKRGGELYTISVSQMPVRDFVVGLARDAKMNVDIYPGINARITLSAVNQTLPQIMSRVAKQANVRYQIRDNVIIISPDRPFMRMYQVDYVNLDRGTESSINISSQLDGGRRNRKEAMGVDSNQSETRMVNRSKNQFWDSLTRSIQSVLSQNQKRLAQEENRADGQDGNQKPGIVSINQEAGVLTIFATTSQHAQIRELLDRVLENVHRQVLIESTVVEVELNDRYQGGVDWVNLTNTPAGILNAAGRLVTDAVNYGSQWKDNSGNGAGMPFFSLPIKSSGSGGNSTVAATVRALGQFGNVKVLSSPKIMALNNQTAILKVVENKIYFSLSAQPSQGGNTTVSLTGTTQHNSPMYNTQIHTVPVGLVMSVTPQIDANDVVSMNVRPTISSISRWVNDPNPGLVRGNTLTGVESPNLIPEIRVREMESMLRVHSGQVAVMGGLMQDKMDKTTSGVPGLQDLPVLGNMFKYTDDQITKTELVIFLRPIVVSGRRGRAGAGGVNFAGGGGVVSTPIVQKITPALAPPPEEGTEKAPEVGRITPGQRPQILRSPEAAMNASRPGPYLDFSKQGGGGMGHAGGVVGGGDLLPAVPESRAPGGVQSPVELPPHPASGGTPQTQQNTAPVPQQTAMAAGGSSAVRGNFYLELGAFTDKANANELHQKVTKSGLPAFQESADVNGKNFQRVRSGPYQNLAEAEQAQVRVANETGIQAKVASY
- the ubiE gene encoding bifunctional demethylmenaquinone methyltransferase/2-methoxy-6-polyprenyl-1,4-benzoquinol methylase UbiE, encoding MTDTPAATTHFGYQEIPVADKVHHVGQVFDAVADKYDLMNDLMSLGIHRLWKRHAIRRLRLSPGNRALDLAGGTGDLARLMMEKMHHHGRVTLCDINAAMLAAGRQRLTDAGLVAGIDWVQGNAEKLPFKDNSFHAVTIGFGIRNVTHIEAALAEMVRVLRPGGQLLCLEFSRLAIPLLQPLYDAYSFKILPELGERVANNREAYQYLAESIRRFPDQKTFKSMLEKQGLFRVDYLNLSAGIAAIHFGFKV
- a CDS encoding killer suppression protein; the encoded protein is MEVVFRNRKLEKECNSIKLLQRAYGVKQARLIANRLTALRSATNLGDFWPPYKRLGRCHELTENRSGQLSMDLDHPYRLIFKPNNDPIPQRPEGGIDWHQVTAVKIIGVEDTHE
- a CDS encoding SCP2 sterol-binding domain-containing protein → MFSLLQKPLQWLPTSASAIGLGITINLFFLRYPDLQERLRLLSGKIFRFDVEDLQQEYFMEVAEDGRVRIHTYSDPDPHVTMAGTSKAFLSLLFNTADPDSLFFSRELKMSGETDTGLHFKNILNNVEIDWEKELAAFVSTPVAMVLSRLARQAYQNGNQARESMGKVMERWMELHQVPRQRDMTAFRTEVETMEKQVERLDKRLVRLGHRVALHTDATTSAGN